In one window of Brenneria goodwinii DNA:
- the murA gene encoding UDP-N-acetylglucosamine 1-carboxyvinyltransferase, whose amino-acid sequence MDKFRVQGPTRLTGEVTVSGAKNAALPILFAALLAEEPVEIQNVPKLRDIDTTMKLLSQLGARVERNGSVHVDASEVNVFCAPYDLVKTMRASIWALGPLVARFGQGQVSLPGGCAIGARPVDLHISGLEQLGAEITLEEGYVKASVKGRLQGAHIVMDKVSVGATVTIMSAATLAEGTTVIENAAREPEIVDTANFLNTLGAKISGAGSDKVVIEGVARLGGGVYRVLPDRIETGTFLVAAAISGGKVVCRHTRPDTLDAVLAKLREAGADIETGEDWISLDMHGRRPKAVTIRTAPHPGFPTDMQAQFSLLNLVAEGTGVITETIFENRFMHVPELIRMGAQAEIESNTVICHGVEKLSGAQVMATDLRASASLVLAGCIAEGVTVVDRIYHIDRGYERIEDKLRALGANIERVKESD is encoded by the coding sequence ATGGATAAATTTCGTGTGCAGGGGCCAACCCGGCTCACTGGTGAAGTCACCGTTTCCGGGGCCAAGAATGCGGCCCTGCCCATCCTGTTTGCCGCTTTGCTCGCGGAAGAGCCGGTGGAAATCCAGAATGTACCAAAGCTGAGAGACATTGATACCACGATGAAACTCCTCAGCCAGCTGGGCGCGCGCGTTGAACGTAATGGTTCGGTACACGTTGACGCCAGCGAGGTTAATGTATTCTGTGCGCCTTATGATTTGGTAAAAACCATGCGGGCTTCCATCTGGGCCTTGGGGCCGCTGGTGGCGCGTTTTGGACAAGGACAGGTTTCACTGCCCGGCGGGTGCGCCATCGGTGCGCGTCCGGTTGATTTACATATCAGCGGCCTTGAACAGCTTGGGGCGGAAATCACCCTGGAAGAGGGCTATGTCAAGGCTTCGGTGAAGGGGCGTCTGCAAGGGGCGCACATCGTGATGGATAAGGTCAGCGTGGGCGCCACGGTGACCATCATGAGCGCGGCAACGCTGGCCGAAGGAACCACCGTCATCGAAAACGCGGCGCGCGAGCCGGAAATCGTCGATACGGCGAACTTCCTGAATACGCTGGGCGCGAAAATCAGCGGCGCGGGCAGCGACAAGGTCGTCATTGAAGGCGTCGCGCGTTTGGGCGGCGGTGTCTATCGTGTGTTGCCGGACCGTATTGAAACCGGGACGTTCCTTGTCGCGGCGGCGATTTCAGGCGGTAAAGTGGTCTGCCGTCATACCCGTCCCGATACGTTGGATGCGGTGTTGGCGAAACTGCGTGAAGCCGGGGCGGATATCGAAACCGGCGAGGATTGGATTAGCCTGGATATGCATGGCCGGCGGCCGAAAGCCGTGACGATCCGCACCGCGCCTCATCCCGGCTTCCCGACGGATATGCAGGCGCAGTTCAGCCTGTTGAATCTGGTTGCTGAAGGAACCGGTGTGATTACCGAAACGATTTTTGAAAATCGCTTTATGCACGTGCCGGAGCTGATCCGCATGGGCGCCCAGGCGGAAATTGAAAGCAATACGGTGATCTGCCACGGTGTGGAAAAACTGTCTGGCGCGCAGGTTATGGCGACGGATTTACGCGCATCGGCCAGTCTGGTGCTGGCTGGCTGTATCGCCGAAGGCGTGACGGTGGTCGATCGCATTTACCATATCGATCGTGGCTACGAGCGTATTGAAGATAAGTTGCGCGCGCTGGGCGCCAATATCGAACGCGTGAAAGAAAGCGACTAG